One stretch of Candidatus Cloacimonadota bacterium DNA includes these proteins:
- a CDS encoding GNAT family N-acetyltransferase — MIKYTSEINNLKPEMLTGFFVGWPNSPSPKKHYEILQYSYKFLAAVEDGKVLGFINAISDGVQAAYIPLLEVLPEYQGKGIGRKLVELMLEELKEFYMIDLVCDEKMTGFYNKFGLQKFTAMGVRNMEKQNGECSELRQTASHRDLRG; from the coding sequence ATGATAAAATATACATCGGAAATTAATAATTTAAAACCCGAAATGCTGACCGGATTTTTCGTTGGCTGGCCAAATTCGCCTTCCCCCAAAAAGCATTATGAAATCCTGCAATACAGTTACAAGTTTTTGGCAGCAGTTGAAGATGGAAAAGTGCTTGGATTTATCAATGCAATATCGGATGGAGTTCAGGCGGCTTATATTCCGCTGTTAGAAGTTTTGCCGGAATATCAGGGAAAGGGAATTGGCCGGAAACTGGTGGAATTGATGCTGGAAGAATTGAAGGAATTTTATATGATCGATCTGGTTTGTGATGAAAAAATGACAGGTTTTTACAATAAATTTGGCTTGCAGAAATTTACCGCAATGGGAGTTAGAAATATGGAGAAACAGAATGGAGAATGTAGTGAACTTCGGCAAACTGCATCACATAGAGATCTACGTGGATGA
- a CDS encoding T9SS type A sorting domain-containing protein produces MKQKFIFFLLQMVVANIYTTELTLDHVLDFGVTGNYQNFDGEIDFPYLYTFSTYAFEVYSISEENGELSEISKLPLSGEINSIQHFDNFIFAATVDQEYEMISTLYKIDITDPYQLQIVDSVNRNYEVWSLKNYNGFLAYHKVINGFVNGVVFLDQYSLNEINTIEISRFTHAVNDTIIAYVDSNPIDTVVLYNISDVTDIEYFCSVDLSASSLGLGSIYPLGNEKIVMTPNTGVSFWDISDLSNWQFLSDYSTVTPGSKFGGVNKIDDYLIIPQQNSGIEVVDISDYSNPDFVSFWEFPEFFYFNLYFSFSHVLSFNSNLYLGTFQDGIFHLGFDNGYIEYEDRILNDALRYTNSIYHNNHLITTSYNYGSQIYNVSDISNPFKVATILDSCYIIHQQAVSDKLIISYYDHDEFQYISLFDISNMTSPILLYDFAPNFESDFIINPTESDIVYIQYSYPNYVINKYDISIPDNPQLVASFDLPEAVGTGFFKDNVAYFQALTGSNDLYIYSNFENDQPILENCITNFGIDNYSHLSHIGQYLQLLNLSFNNRYYDLTDPINPSLQFVLDSRSYYWKMEIKDDILFSAKNCTLSLYDLSNNPSGQLQPFDSILLNSWYRDLSFVENANTNYAIVTQLECISIYEYEILTDIIDDEILSNNTSLSNSPNPFNPRTKITYTIEKPGKIELDIFNTKGQKVKSLIDSEQPVGSYEIYWNGKDLNNKCVASGVYFCTLKTDRNCVSKKMILLK; encoded by the coding sequence ATGAAGCAGAAATTTATTTTTTTCTTATTGCAAATGGTAGTTGCAAATATTTATACAACCGAACTCACTTTGGATCATGTTCTTGATTTTGGTGTAACCGGTAATTACCAGAATTTTGATGGTGAGATTGACTTCCCTTATCTTTATACTTTTTCCACTTATGCATTTGAAGTATATTCCATTAGTGAAGAAAACGGTGAATTATCAGAAATCTCGAAACTTCCATTATCAGGTGAGATCAACTCAATACAGCATTTTGATAACTTTATTTTTGCAGCAACTGTTGATCAGGAATATGAAATGATTTCAACTTTGTATAAAATTGACATAACAGATCCTTATCAATTGCAAATCGTTGATTCAGTTAATCGAAATTACGAAGTATGGTCATTAAAAAATTATAATGGTTTCCTTGCATATCACAAAGTAATAAACGGTTTTGTAAATGGTGTTGTGTTTCTTGATCAGTATTCTTTAAATGAGATAAACACAATAGAAATTAGCAGATTTACACATGCAGTTAATGATACTATTATCGCATACGTTGATAGTAATCCTATTGATACAGTTGTTTTATACAATATCTCAGATGTAACCGATATTGAATACTTCTGTTCTGTCGATTTATCTGCTTCATCTTTGGGATTAGGATCCATTTATCCGTTGGGAAATGAGAAGATAGTAATGACTCCAAATACAGGTGTGTCTTTCTGGGATATTTCTGATTTATCCAACTGGCAGTTTCTGTCAGATTATTCAACAGTGACGCCAGGTTCTAAATTTGGAGGAGTGAATAAAATCGATGATTACCTCATAATACCCCAGCAAAATTCCGGTATTGAAGTTGTCGATATTTCCGATTATTCAAATCCGGATTTTGTGAGTTTTTGGGAATTTCCCGAATTCTTTTATTTCAATTTATACTTCAGTTTTTCTCATGTACTGTCATTTAATAGTAACTTATACTTAGGTACATTTCAGGATGGAATTTTTCATTTAGGTTTTGATAATGGTTATATAGAATATGAAGATCGAATACTAAATGATGCTTTAAGATATACAAATTCTATTTATCACAACAACCATTTAATCACAACAAGTTATAACTATGGAAGTCAGATTTATAATGTTTCCGACATCTCTAATCCATTCAAGGTAGCAACAATACTCGATAGTTGCTATATTATTCATCAGCAAGCAGTTAGTGATAAACTAATTATATCTTATTATGATCATGATGAATTTCAGTATATATCTCTTTTCGATATTTCTAATATGACGTCTCCAATATTATTATATGATTTTGCTCCAAATTTTGAATCTGATTTTATCATAAATCCGACTGAGAGTGATATAGTATATATTCAATATAGCTACCCGAATTATGTAATTAATAAGTATGACATATCGATTCCTGACAATCCTCAACTCGTTGCTAGTTTTGATCTACCTGAAGCCGTAGGAACAGGTTTTTTCAAGGACAACGTAGCTTATTTTCAAGCTCTGACAGGAAGCAATGATTTGTATATCTATAGCAACTTTGAGAATGATCAACCAATCTTGGAGAACTGCATAACTAACTTCGGGATAGATAATTACAGTCATCTTTCACATATCGGACAATATTTACAATTACTAAATCTCTCATTTAATAATAGGTATTATGATTTAACTGATCCGATTAATCCATCTCTGCAATTCGTATTAGATTCACGTTCTTATTATTGGAAAATGGAAATTAAAGATGATATTTTATTTTCAGCAAAGAACTGCACATTGAGCTTATATGATTTAAGTAACAATCCGTCAGGTCAATTACAGCCATTTGATTCGATTTTGCTAAATAGCTGGTATAGAGATTTATCTTTCGTAGAAAATGCGAATACAAATTATGCTATAGTTACACAATTAGAGTGCATTTCAATATATGAATATGAAATTCTAACTGATATTATAGATGATGAAATTTTATCCAATAACACTTCGCTCTCCAACTCTCCCAATCCCTTCAATCCACGCACCAAAATCACATATACCATTGAAAAACCAGGAAAGATAGAATTGGACATATTCAACACTAAAGGCCAGAAAGTAAAGTCACTCATCGATAGTGAACAACCGGTCGGTTCATATGAAATATATTGGAATGGAAAGGATTTGAATAACAAGTGTGTGGCAAGCGGCGTCTATTTCTGCACTTTGAAAACTGATAGAAACTGTGTCTCAAAGAAGATGATCTTATTGAAATAA
- a CDS encoding FapA family protein, whose protein sequence is MKPGKTYVNSSETVLLTISEDNFAAYLTFKETPVFIDENEILKLLKQANISHGYSAAIKYNNQRKLEKEAGKPFLIAMGTNPNSKPEISLLFDRAKCFDPDSSFSVFEMEQFVSIEKGQPLAEVSVALSSQSGKDIFGNDVTKFSKHDTSVYNYIGKDIKFDNETNQLIAMKSGYPYIDSSQKIQIKSDFYINEDLENVDLKLHGDLVINGVVYKSNLNISGDLMIYGDIEDCRDYGIFVTGDVTMDFAENARIVSGGQIKFHNEVENCLLSASEGIWGEENSAVIGGMLQSANSISLYSIGSENPVITEVEIALSTYTKELLKREEFKLNQLIINTPKKQDPDEKLVQDYNNKIKFLEEKYTKEIEEAIKKPPKRYKISVIKEVYPETLFRILNHSSKVKSEKGKMIFTFIDNEMVINKVDKYV, encoded by the coding sequence ATGAAACCCGGAAAAACTTATGTAAACAGCAGCGAAACAGTTTTATTAACTATTTCAGAAGATAATTTTGCTGCTTATCTCACGTTTAAAGAAACACCGGTATTCATCGATGAAAATGAAATATTGAAGCTTTTGAAACAGGCAAATATATCTCACGGCTATTCAGCAGCCATCAAATATAATAATCAGCGAAAACTGGAAAAAGAAGCCGGCAAACCGTTTTTGATAGCAATGGGAACTAATCCAAATTCCAAGCCGGAAATATCACTACTATTTGACCGCGCAAAATGCTTTGATCCAGATTCTTCCTTCAGTGTTTTCGAAATGGAGCAATTCGTTTCAATCGAAAAAGGACAACCTTTAGCAGAAGTTTCTGTAGCTTTATCCAGCCAGTCTGGAAAAGATATCTTTGGAAATGACGTCACAAAATTCAGCAAACATGATACATCAGTTTACAACTATATTGGAAAGGATATAAAGTTTGATAATGAAACAAACCAGCTGATCGCTATGAAATCCGGTTATCCATACATCGACAGCTCTCAAAAGATCCAGATAAAATCTGACTTTTACATCAATGAAGACCTGGAAAACGTTGATCTGAAACTACATGGTGATCTGGTTATAAATGGTGTAGTTTACAAATCGAATTTGAATATTTCTGGTGATCTGATGATCTATGGTGATATCGAAGATTGTAGGGATTATGGCATTTTTGTTACTGGTGATGTTACAATGGATTTTGCTGAGAATGCTCGTATCGTTAGTGGAGGGCAGATCAAATTCCACAACGAAGTGGAAAATTGTTTATTGAGTGCCAGCGAAGGCATCTGGGGAGAAGAAAACAGTGCAGTTATTGGTGGGATGCTGCAATCTGCAAACTCGATTTCATTATACAGTATCGGCTCCGAAAATCCCGTTATCACAGAAGTTGAAATTGCGCTTTCCACATATACAAAAGAACTGCTGAAAAGAGAAGAATTCAAGCTTAATCAACTAATTATAAACACTCCGAAAAAACAAGATCCTGATGAGAAACTGGTTCAAGATTATAACAATAAGATCAAATTCCTGGAAGAAAAATATACCAAAGAGATCGAAGAAGCAATAAAAAAACCACCCAAACGTTATAAAATCAGCGTGATAAAAGAGGTTTATCCTGAAACATTATTCCGCATTTTAAATCATTCTTCCAAAGTAAAAAGCGAAAAAGGAAAGATGATTTTTACCTTTATTGATAACGAAATGGTAATTAATAAGGTTGACAAATATGTGTAA
- a CDS encoding SUMF1/EgtB/PvdO family nonheme iron enzyme — MNLIMIEKSRKIVALALIILVCSPLAGQTPEMIEIPAGSFVMGADSLGLIEHPVTLTNNFEIGRFEITVLEFCDVLNYALSEEELLIIPEESVKNLNGDQQELLDLDSNTCMIDFTGFEFVFSAGMEQFPVVELTWYGAAFYCNILSRIHGFSELYDLNSWQCQIYSESGFRLPTEAEWEYAARYNDQRFYPWGNEPPDSTRVNCFGLGIGGLAEVGIYSPNGDSELGCSEFCGNVWEWCNDWFDEYSIACQIDPTGPDNGIRKVIRGAGWMSPISQVSAVQRSRNYQDHSYFDFGFRIVFIPEEVSIDDELETEPVKFKVYPNPFNPSTTIYFEITSLRNATSRQANSHELSRIEIYNLKGQKVKTLPVNPSQSHTGSLTWNGTDDRGKPVSSGMYFYSIRTENKHIYKGKMLLLK, encoded by the coding sequence ATGAATTTGATAATGATTGAAAAAAGTAGGAAGATTGTAGCTTTGGCTTTGATCATTCTGGTTTGTTCGCCTTTGGCGGGTCAAACACCGGAAATGATCGAAATACCAGCTGGAAGCTTTGTGATGGGTGCTGACAGTTTAGGATTAATTGAACATCCTGTAACACTTACCAACAATTTTGAAATTGGCAGATTTGAGATTACTGTTTTGGAATTCTGTGATGTCTTGAACTATGCTCTATCCGAAGAAGAATTACTGATAATTCCAGAAGAAAGTGTGAAAAATCTAAATGGTGATCAACAGGAACTCTTAGATCTTGATTCAAATACATGTATGATAGATTTCACTGGGTTTGAATTTGTTTTTTCAGCGGGAATGGAGCAGTTTCCTGTTGTGGAGCTGACCTGGTACGGAGCAGCATTTTATTGCAATATTCTTAGTCGGATTCATGGGTTTTCTGAGTTATATGACCTGAATTCGTGGCAGTGCCAGATCTATTCTGAAAGTGGATTCAGACTTCCAACTGAAGCCGAATGGGAATATGCTGCAAGATATAATGACCAGCGCTTTTATCCCTGGGGAAATGAACCGCCGGATTCTACCAGAGTGAATTGTTTTGGCCTGGGAATTGGAGGTTTAGCAGAAGTGGGAATTTATTCACCGAACGGAGACAGTGAACTGGGTTGTTCTGAATTTTGCGGAAATGTCTGGGAATGGTGTAATGACTGGTTCGATGAATATTCTATTGCTTGCCAAATTGATCCGACTGGACCCGATAACGGAATAAGAAAAGTGATTCGTGGAGCCGGTTGGATGAGTCCAATTTCACAAGTTTCTGCTGTCCAGCGATCCCGAAATTATCAGGATCACAGCTATTTTGACTTTGGTTTCAGAATTGTATTTATTCCGGAAGAAGTATCAATTGATGATGAACTGGAAACAGAACCAGTAAAATTCAAGGTTTATCCAAATCCATTCAATCCAAGTACAACGATATATTTTGAAATCACCAGTCTTCGCAATGCTACGAGCAGGCAGGCGAATTCACACGAATTATCACGAATTGAAATTTACAATCTGAAAGGGCAGAAAGTGAAAACTCTCCCCGTCAACCCTTCCCAAAGTCACACAGGTTCCCTCACCTGGAATGGAACTGACGACAGAGGAAAACCAGTTTCAAGTGGAATGTATTTTTATTCAATCAGGACCGAAAATAAACATATTTATAAAGGAAAAATGCTGCTGCTGAAATAA
- the recJ gene encoding single-stranded-DNA-specific exonuclease RecJ, with protein MQKRWQISEPLTEEQLVHKNKIIEEIKCPELIAEMLIRRETIDIERIKSFFNPNLDDVHDPFIFPDMEKAVNRIIEAIQNKELITIYGDYDVDGTTSTSMLYLGLKKIGANIDFYIPHRMIDGYGLSLSGVDQIKENGTELIISVDCGINAIEEVDQINALDIDIIVTDHHNPKEILPKAYAIINPKMEESGYPFKELAGVGVAYKLLVAVYTKLNLDTSDLIDKYVDLVALGTIADIVPLVGENRIFASIGLKRLIEKHNIGLNALINIAGLSHKELNSSDIVFGIAPRINAAGRMGSALRAVELMVSVDEEESEELAQIIERENSIRQQIDQRTFQEACDIIEKKYKNMDENSLIVVSSDGWHPGVIGIVASKLVEKYYKPTIMISFKDGVGSGSGRSISGFNLFDALQSVEGYLETFGGHKYAAGLSVLMEYLDILENKLSKYVNENVTPDQLIPPLKIESSLELYEINENLLEWMNKFAPFGPGNMRPTFFTERVMIIGFPYNVGKNHLKLKVMKDGCTLDLIGFNLGDFLPFLKKGSLVDIAYSLEFNTWQGRTTIQGKLKDIKFVE; from the coding sequence ATGCAAAAAAGGTGGCAGATTTCTGAGCCTTTGACGGAAGAACAATTAGTACACAAAAATAAAATTATCGAAGAAATCAAATGCCCGGAATTGATAGCAGAAATGCTGATCCGCCGAGAAACAATTGATATTGAAAGGATCAAATCATTTTTCAATCCCAACCTGGATGATGTTCACGATCCATTTATTTTCCCCGATATGGAAAAAGCCGTAAACAGAATTATCGAAGCTATCCAAAATAAAGAATTAATAACTATTTATGGTGATTATGATGTGGATGGAACTACTTCCACTTCCATGCTTTACCTCGGTCTAAAAAAAATTGGTGCCAACATCGATTTTTATATTCCTCACCGCATGATAGACGGTTATGGACTTTCTCTCAGTGGAGTAGATCAGATCAAAGAAAACGGCACAGAACTTATTATCAGCGTAGATTGCGGCATCAATGCTATCGAAGAAGTTGATCAGATAAATGCTCTTGATATCGATATTATCGTAACCGATCATCACAATCCCAAGGAAATTTTACCGAAAGCTTATGCCATTATCAATCCCAAAATGGAAGAAAGTGGCTATCCCTTCAAAGAACTAGCTGGAGTGGGAGTCGCTTATAAACTCCTGGTAGCGGTTTACACAAAATTGAATTTGGATACAAGCGATTTGATTGATAAATATGTAGATCTGGTTGCACTTGGCACGATCGCTGATATCGTTCCTTTGGTTGGAGAAAATCGTATTTTTGCCAGCATCGGTCTTAAACGTCTGATAGAAAAGCATAATATAGGTTTGAATGCTCTTATCAACATTGCCGGGCTTTCTCACAAAGAATTAAATTCCAGTGATATTGTTTTTGGGATCGCTCCACGCATAAATGCTGCCGGAAGAATGGGAAGCGCTCTACGGGCTGTGGAGTTGATGGTTTCTGTCGATGAAGAAGAAAGTGAAGAACTTGCTCAAATAATTGAACGAGAAAATTCCATACGACAGCAGATTGATCAAAGAACTTTCCAGGAAGCCTGCGACATAATTGAAAAGAAATATAAAAACATGGATGAGAATTCTCTGATAGTAGTTTCTTCGGATGGCTGGCATCCAGGAGTTATTGGAATTGTAGCTTCCAAACTGGTAGAAAAATATTACAAACCAACTATCATGATAAGCTTTAAAGACGGCGTGGGAAGTGGTTCGGGAAGAAGTATTTCCGGGTTCAATTTATTCGACGCCCTGCAATCTGTAGAAGGCTATCTGGAAACTTTCGGTGGTCATAAATATGCTGCCGGTCTTTCAGTTTTGATGGAATATCTGGATATTCTGGAGAACAAACTTTCCAAATATGTGAATGAAAATGTAACTCCAGATCAGCTGATTCCACCTCTAAAGATCGAATCTTCATTGGAACTTTACGAGATAAATGAAAACCTGCTGGAATGGATGAACAAATTTGCTCCCTTCGGACCGGGAAATATGCGTCCAACCTTCTTCACAGAAAGAGTCATGATAATTGGTTTTCCTTATAATGTTGGAAAAAATCATCTCAAACTAAAAGTGATGAAAGACGGTTGCACACTCGATCTTATCGGCTTTAATCTGGGTGATTTTCTACCTTTCCTCAAAAAAGGTTCTCTGGTTGATATTGCCTATTCATTGGAATTTAACACCTGGCAGGGCAGAACCACCATCCAAGGAAAACTGAAAGATATTAAATTCGTAGAATAA
- a CDS encoding VOC family protein, whose amino-acid sequence MNFGKLHHIEIYVDDLQKTKEFWSWFLSELGYRKFQIWESGISFKLAETYIVFVQTEERYRDVKYHRCRSGLNHLAFHGSSRESVDDLTAKLRAKGIRILYEDRHPFAGGTDYYAVFFEDPDRMKVEVVAD is encoded by the coding sequence GTGAACTTCGGCAAACTGCATCACATAGAGATCTACGTGGATGATCTGCAAAAGACAAAAGAATTCTGGAGCTGGTTTTTATCAGAATTAGGTTACAGAAAATTTCAGATTTGGGAAAGCGGAATCAGCTTCAAGCTGGCAGAAACTTATATCGTTTTTGTGCAGACCGAAGAGAGATATCGAGACGTAAAATATCATCGCTGCCGTTCCGGCTTGAATCATCTGGCCTTTCATGGTTCCAGCAGAGAATCCGTAGATGATTTAACGGCAAAACTGCGAGCAAAGGGAATCAGAATTTTGTATGAAGATCGCCATCCATTTGCCGGAGGAACAGATTATTATGCAGTATTTTTTGAAGATCCGGACAGGATGAAGGTGGAAGTGGTGGCGGATTAA
- a CDS encoding MerR family transcriptional regulator, with protein sequence MSKFYYTIGEVCNLLDLKAHVLRYWEKEFPQVKPRKRLGRNRRYTPEDIELLKKIKHMLYEQRLTIEGARKKLKVVKKQPNQIELDFTVDKNEVKKKIIRELKEVKEILERHED encoded by the coding sequence ATGAGTAAATTTTATTATACGATCGGTGAAGTTTGTAATTTGCTGGACCTGAAAGCGCATGTTCTGCGTTATTGGGAAAAGGAATTTCCACAGGTAAAGCCACGCAAAAGATTGGGTCGAAATCGCCGTTACACACCGGAAGATATCGAGCTTTTAAAAAAAATTAAACACATGCTTTATGAGCAGCGACTTACAATCGAAGGTGCTCGTAAAAAACTGAAGGTAGTAAAAAAACAACCAAACCAGATTGAACTTGATTTTACAGTCGATAAGAATGAAGTGAAGAAAAAGATAATCAGAGAATTGAAGGAAGTAAAAGAGATTTTGGAAAGACACGAAGATTAG
- a CDS encoding cobalamin B12-binding domain-containing protein has product MIAKPGLDGHDRGAKYIARALRDAGMEVIYTGIRQTPKQIVNAAIQEDVKFLGLSLLSGAHNFLFPKIAEMIQDKVGDEIILFGGGVIPEEDIHSLKKSGFKAIFTPGASSQEVIDFVQNFS; this is encoded by the coding sequence ATGATCGCAAAACCTGGTTTGGATGGACATGATAGAGGAGCCAAATACATAGCCAGAGCTTTGCGTGATGCCGGTATGGAAGTAATTTATACCGGAATTCGCCAAACTCCAAAGCAAATAGTGAATGCTGCCATTCAGGAAGATGTAAAATTCCTCGGACTTAGTTTACTTTCGGGAGCTCATAATTTTTTGTTCCCGAAAATCGCTGAAATGATCCAGGATAAAGTTGGAGATGAAATCATTTTATTTGGTGGTGGAGTTATTCCCGAAGAAGATATACACAGCCTGAAGAAATCAGGTTTTAAAGCAATATTCACCCCTGGTGCTTCGTCTCAGGAAGTTATAGATTTCGTACAAAATTTTAGTTAG
- a CDS encoding aminoglycoside 6-adenylyltransferase, whose product MKNKEKILTNIIDWAETIDQIKVIILEGSLAAGEEKDELSDFDINLFVEDTEQFLQNDEWFTQFDEIVVFQKERTFYRDTFIRTRLVIYQNSRRVDFSLWPVSILESWIKNQELPEFYKNGYEILLDKLNIADNLTKPSYDGYPVTKPSKDVFLQTIYNFYFEAAIIAKYLSRGNLWFACKLSNGPIKYFLQQMIIWQAAEKANWNLQGMNSLGKNLEEKISADIIQKLHKTFSKYDLNDCWKSLFFMIEMFDEISKKLSVKFEIEYPDKKIGKVMNYINKIKSRHADQATEKSINCCKSCENKSFAAEAMKQERSEKQ is encoded by the coding sequence ATGAAGAATAAAGAAAAAATTTTAACAAACATCATCGATTGGGCAGAGACGATCGACCAGATCAAAGTGATCATTCTGGAAGGCTCACTGGCTGCCGGTGAAGAAAAGGATGAGTTATCCGATTTCGATATCAATCTTTTTGTGGAAGACACTGAGCAATTCCTGCAAAATGATGAGTGGTTCACACAATTCGATGAAATCGTCGTTTTTCAAAAAGAGAGAACTTTTTATCGAGATACATTCATTCGCACGAGATTGGTGATCTACCAAAATTCCCGCAGAGTAGATTTTTCGCTGTGGCCGGTTTCAATTCTGGAAAGCTGGATAAAGAATCAGGAATTGCCGGAATTTTACAAAAACGGCTATGAAATTTTATTAGATAAATTGAATATTGCAGACAACTTAACCAAACCTTCTTACGATGGTTACCCGGTAACTAAACCTTCAAAAGATGTTTTCCTGCAAACGATCTACAACTTCTATTTCGAAGCTGCTATCATTGCCAAATATCTGTCTCGAGGAAATCTCTGGTTTGCCTGCAAACTTTCAAATGGACCGATCAAATATTTTCTGCAGCAGATGATAATCTGGCAGGCAGCAGAAAAAGCAAATTGGAATCTGCAGGGAATGAACAGTCTGGGCAAAAATCTGGAAGAGAAGATATCTGCAGATATTATTCAAAAATTGCACAAAACTTTCTCAAAGTATGATTTAAATGATTGCTGGAAAAGCCTGTTTTTTATGATTGAAATGTTTGATGAGATTTCCAAGAAATTATCAGTAAAATTTGAAATTGAATATCCTGATAAAAAGATTGGAAAAGTAATGAATTATATCAATAAAATTAAATCTCGTCACGCAGATCAGGCTACCGAAAAATCAATAAACTGTTGCAAGAGCTGCGAAAATAAAAGTTTCGCAGCGGAAGCAATGAAACAAGAAAGAAGTGAAAAACAATAA
- the lnt gene encoding apolipoprotein N-acyltransferase, with amino-acid sequence MKFANFFRTSHFYKPALAGLIMGLSRLPIHLGFLVFFGFIPLFSWFSENRSYKKQIQAGIVFAVVYTLVSLHWISLVTLGGFFGLFILFGFYFSLLFILINLVWNYFSKLRFLSFLCSWMAFEYLQNFGEFRFPWFNIGYSLADYLPFIQIAEIGGIYLISVFIISVSFLLWKMNSNFKQNFIILSILMTLWAGFGILRLNTLKIEETNTKISLVQASIPQEMKWQDSFKDTTVERYTKLTKQAAEQHPDMIIWPESALPVYTLKSRVHKNLVQKLANEIDADIFMGMPHYEFAGKSHPGGERYYYYNAATRFGKTGKIDAYYVKNILVPFGERMPFLKFLPFLWNVHLGQANWEYGTKQEFYKVEDYTYSPLICFEIAFEELTTKMAKHGVDFIVNITNDAWFRRSAGTYQHAVMTKIRAVETRRSIYRCANTGFSMIVSPTGEVLQQSNLFEQTILSNNLLLCTQNSFFTEYFWWFPIVFVFGAGIMLIWIIVKKKLKFKKSEQNDPVILSE; translated from the coding sequence ATGAAATTCGCTAATTTCTTTCGAACCTCCCATTTTTACAAACCAGCTTTAGCGGGATTAATAATGGGACTCAGCCGCCTTCCGATCCATCTGGGTTTTCTTGTATTCTTCGGTTTTATCCCACTTTTTTCCTGGTTTTCGGAAAACCGTTCCTACAAAAAACAGATCCAGGCCGGCATCGTTTTTGCCGTAGTTTATACTCTCGTGTCTCTGCACTGGATCAGCCTGGTAACTTTGGGTGGTTTTTTTGGTCTTTTCATTTTGTTTGGATTCTATTTTTCGCTACTTTTTATTCTTATAAATTTAGTCTGGAACTATTTTTCCAAGCTGAGATTTCTCTCATTTCTCTGTTCGTGGATGGCTTTTGAATATTTACAGAATTTTGGTGAATTCAGATTTCCCTGGTTTAATATCGGCTATTCTTTAGCAGATTATCTTCCTTTTATTCAAATTGCCGAAATTGGTGGTATTTACCTGATCTCAGTTTTCATTATTTCCGTCAGTTTTCTGCTCTGGAAAATGAATTCGAATTTCAAGCAGAATTTTATAATATTAAGTATTTTAATGACTTTATGGGCTGGATTTGGAATTTTACGCTTGAATACTTTGAAGATTGAAGAAACCAATACTAAAATTTCCTTGGTTCAAGCCAGCATTCCCCAGGAAATGAAATGGCAGGATTCGTTTAAAGATACAACTGTGGAAAGATATACAAAGTTGACAAAGCAAGCCGCAGAGCAGCATCCAGATATGATCATCTGGCCGGAATCGGCACTTCCGGTTTATACCCTCAAAAGTCGCGTTCATAAAAATCTTGTTCAAAAGCTGGCTAATGAAATAGATGCTGATATTTTTATGGGAATGCCGCATTATGAATTTGCCGGAAAATCACATCCTGGAGGAGAACGTTATTATTATTATAATGCAGCTACCCGTTTTGGCAAAACTGGCAAGATCGATGCTTATTATGTGAAGAATATTCTGGTTCCCTTTGGCGAGAGAATGCCCTTTTTAAAATTTCTACCGTTTTTATGGAATGTTCATCTGGGGCAGGCAAACTGGGAATACGGTACGAAACAAGAATTTTACAAAGTTGAGGATTATACTTATTCTCCGCTGATCTGCTTTGAAATTGCTTTTGAAGAGTTAACAACAAAAATGGCTAAACATGGTGTAGATTTTATCGTCAATATTACTAACGATGCCTGGTTCCGACGTTCTGCCGGAACGTATCAGCATGCAGTGATGACCAAAATTCGAGCTGTGGAAACTCGCCGTTCTATTTATCGTTGCGCAAATACTGGTTTTTCTATGATCGTTTCTCCCACCGGAGAAGTTTTGCAGCAATCCAATTTATTCGAGCAGACGATCCTTTCCAATAATTTGTTACTATGTACTCAAAATTCTTTCTTTACAGAATATTTCTGGTGGTTTCCAATTGTTTTTGTGTTTGGAGCAGGTATAATGCTAATTTGGATAATCGTGAAAAAGAAACTTAAATTCAAGAAAAGTGAACAGAATGATCCTGTGATCTTGTCTGAATGA